The following proteins are co-located in the Myxococcus fulvus genome:
- the accC gene encoding acetyl-CoA carboxylase biotin carboxylase subunit, whose amino-acid sequence MPKIRKVLVANRGEIAIRVMRTCKELGIATVAVYSEADRAALHVRTADQAIFVGPPPSRESYLVQQRILDAAKAAGADAIHPGYGFLSENASFVRACEAAGITFIGPPASAMDAMGEKTRARANMIKAGVPVVPGTTEPIATEAEAREYAQKIGFPIMLKAAGGGGGKGMRRVEGLGDFESAWRSAKSEALNAFGNDAVYIEKYLEKPHHVEIQVFADTHGNVIHLNERECSAQRRHQKVVEETPSPILTPELRSKMGEVAVKAAKAVNYVGAGTVEFLVDVHRNFYFLEMNTRLQVEHPVTEWVTGLDLVALQIKVAEGEKLPLLQAPEPQGHSIEVRVYAEDPSRNFMPSPGKITYLRVPGGPNVRDDSGVFPGYTVPNVYDPMISKLSVWAPTRREAIARAQRALSEYVVKGITTNIRYLRAILAHPEFVEGDYDTGFLGREHTTLQGVEDPKLSEMALLASVVFAHQRDAKRAKTLPGAKAASSSDTGQVSAWRQALRSRRR is encoded by the coding sequence ATGCCCAAGATCCGCAAAGTGCTCGTCGCCAATCGCGGCGAGATCGCCATCCGGGTGATGCGCACCTGCAAGGAGCTCGGCATCGCCACCGTGGCGGTGTACTCGGAGGCGGACCGCGCCGCCCTGCATGTCCGCACCGCGGACCAGGCCATCTTCGTCGGCCCTCCGCCCTCCCGGGAGAGCTACCTGGTCCAGCAGCGCATCCTCGACGCCGCCAAGGCCGCCGGCGCGGACGCCATCCACCCCGGCTATGGCTTCCTCTCCGAGAACGCCTCGTTCGTGCGCGCCTGCGAGGCCGCCGGCATCACCTTCATCGGTCCGCCGGCCTCCGCCATGGACGCCATGGGTGAGAAGACCCGCGCCCGCGCGAACATGATCAAGGCCGGCGTGCCCGTGGTCCCCGGCACCACCGAGCCCATCGCCACCGAGGCCGAGGCGCGCGAGTACGCGCAGAAGATCGGCTTCCCCATCATGCTCAAGGCCGCGGGCGGCGGCGGCGGCAAGGGCATGCGCCGCGTCGAGGGGCTCGGTGACTTCGAGTCCGCGTGGCGCTCCGCCAAGAGCGAGGCGCTCAACGCCTTCGGCAACGACGCCGTCTACATCGAGAAGTATCTCGAGAAGCCACACCACGTCGAAATCCAGGTGTTCGCCGACACGCACGGCAACGTCATCCACCTGAACGAGCGCGAGTGCTCGGCGCAGCGCCGTCACCAGAAGGTGGTGGAGGAGACGCCCAGCCCCATCCTCACGCCGGAGCTGCGCTCGAAGATGGGCGAGGTCGCGGTGAAGGCGGCCAAGGCCGTCAACTACGTGGGCGCGGGCACGGTGGAGTTCCTGGTCGACGTGCACCGCAACTTCTACTTCCTGGAGATGAACACGCGCCTCCAGGTGGAGCACCCGGTGACGGAGTGGGTGACGGGGCTGGACCTGGTCGCGCTGCAGATCAAGGTCGCCGAGGGGGAGAAGCTGCCCCTGCTCCAGGCGCCCGAGCCGCAGGGCCACTCCATCGAGGTCCGCGTGTACGCGGAGGACCCGTCGCGCAACTTCATGCCCAGCCCGGGCAAGATTACGTACCTGCGCGTGCCGGGCGGTCCCAACGTGCGCGACGACTCGGGCGTGTTCCCCGGGTACACGGTGCCCAACGTCTACGACCCGATGATCTCCAAGCTGTCCGTGTGGGCTCCCACGCGGCGCGAGGCCATCGCCCGGGCGCAGCGCGCGCTGTCCGAGTACGTGGTGAAGGGCATCACCACCAACATCCGCTACCTGCGGGCGATTCTGGCGCACCCGGAGTTCGTCGAGGGCGACTACGACACGGGCTTCCTCGGCCGCGAGCACACCACGCTGCAGGGCGTGGAGGACCCGAAGCTCAGCGAGATGGCGCTCCTGGCCAGCGTCGTCTTCGCGCATCAGCGCGACGCCAAGCGCGCCAAGACGCTCCCCGGCGCCAAGGCCGCGAGCAGCTCCGACACGGGCCAGGTCAGCGCGTGGCGCCAGGCGCTGCGCTCGCGTCGCCGCTAA